A genomic stretch from Telopea speciosissima isolate NSW1024214 ecotype Mountain lineage chromosome 7, Tspe_v1, whole genome shotgun sequence includes:
- the LOC122666720 gene encoding putative receptor protein kinase ZmPK1 yields the protein MALWFHYLLHLPILLSNLLPSTAQQQQQKLSSFNTSYSPWSPSLNRILVSTNSIFSAGFRPLPTNQNLYIFAIWYQNSFDQTIVWSLNGNSTVTRSSSLVISSSGTLELKDSTGKNLWQPTAVDNSTGAGLVLHENGKLVFGNWNSFKYPTDTILPNQIINGTTLVSKNGNFMFVNSSKLVFNSSNYWGEHVFNMLTSDGNITKIDDATPWRPADLGSSWLHRLTLDDDGNLRVYSLDPVSGSWKVVWQAIQELCSIHGTCGENYICMTKTSSNSTYCVCPPGFRVRNNTAGEVCDRGIPLKQRDSKFLKLDFVDFGAEKNRKEIQVPSFTSCKSGCINNRSCLAFTFKFDGTLTCIHLDRLIYGYWSPGSETSTYLRVSDYETTGEVTNFTSMATKVNTICPTLISLSSPPKETNTTTRNISILSTLFAIEFLIGFFSFWAFLKKYIKYRDMAQMLGLELLPTGSPKRFSYAELKTATNNFSNVIGHGGFGVVFKGELPDHRIVAVKRLKDVAGGEAEFWAEVTIIARMHHLNLVRMWGFCAEKGQRMLVYEYIPNGSLAHFLFSANRDEPEPRPTLDLSVRYRIAQGVARAIAYLHEECLEWVLHCDIKPENILLEDDFCPKVSDFGLSKLTKKEDMVSMSRIRGTRGYLAPEWVKMEPITAKADVYSFGMVLLEIVSGMRNYEFRRSSIDSEEWYFPRWAFEKVYREMNVEDLLDGRMVKTAMWCLQDKAEMRPSMGKVTKMLEGTVEIMEPAKPTIFYLGDD from the coding sequence ATGGCTCTCTGGTTCCACTACCTCCTCCACTTACCTATCCTTCTCTCCAATCTCTTGCCATCAACagctcaacaacaacaacagaagcTTTCTTCTTTCAACACCTCTTACTCGCCATGGTCGCCGAGTCTGAACCGAATACTCGTATCGACGAATTCAATCTTCTCTGCCGGATTCCGGCCATTACCCACCAATCAAAACCTCTACATCTTTGCTATTTGGTACCAAAACAGCTTTGATCAAACCATCGTATGGTCACTTAACGGAAATTCAACCGTGACCCGTTCTTCATCTCTCGTCATCTCCTCTTCTGGTACTCTCGAACTCAAAGACTCTACAGGGAAGAACTTATGGCAACCCACAGCAGTTGATAACTCCACTGGTGCCGGTCTAGTTCTTcatgaaaatggaaaattggTGTTTGGTAATTGGAACAGCTTCAAATATCCTACTGATACGATTCTCCCCAACCAGATCATAAACGGCACAACTCTTGTGTCAAAGAATGGGAATTTCATGTTTGTGAACTCTTCGAAATTAGTTTTCAATTCTTCCAATTACTGGGGTGAACATGTATTTAACATGTTAACCTCTGATGGGAATATTACAAAGATAGATGATGCGACTCCATGGCGACCCGCCGATCTGGGTTCGTCATGGTTGCATCGATTAACTCTCGACGACGATGGGAACCTCCGAGTTTATAGCCTTGACCCTGTTTCAGGTTCATGGAAGGTGGTTTGGCAAGCGATACAAGAGCTCTGTTCAATACATGGAACTTGTGGAGAGAACTATATTTGTATGACCAAAACTAGCTCAAATTCTACTTACTGTGTCTGTCCGCCGGGATTCCGAGTGCGAAACAACACCGCCGGCGAAGTCTGCGATAGGGGAATTCCATTAAAGCAACGAGACAGCAAATTTCTCAAGTTGGATTTCGTTGATTTTGGTGCGGAGAAGAATAGGAAGGAAATACAAGTTCCCAGTTTCACTAGTTGCAAGTCTGGTTGTATTAACAACCGAAGTTGCCTTGCCTTTACATTCAAATTCGATGGAACACTGACTTGTATTCACCTTGATCGTCTCATCTATGGCTACTGGTCACCAGGGAGCGAGACCTCCACGTATCTTCGCGTATCAGATTACGAAACTACAGGTGAAGTTACAAATTTCACAAGTATGGCAACCAAGGTAAACACAATCTGCCCTACTCTGATAAGCCTTTCTTCCCCACCTAAGGAAACAAACACCACAACTAGGAACATATCCATACTCTCCACCCTCTTTGCAATTGAATTCCTTAttgggttcttctctttctggGCTTTCCTCAAGAAATACATCAAATACAGAGACATGGCTCAGATGCTAGGCCTTGAGCTCTTACCCACTGGAAGCCCCAAACGGTTTAGCTACGCAGAGCTCAAAACAGCTACCAATAACTTCTCCAATGTCATCGGACACGGTGGGTTTGGCGTGGTTTTCAAAGGCGAACTCCCCGATCATCGAATTGTTGCCGTAAAACGCCTTAAAGATGTCGCCGGCGGCGAGGCTGAGTTCTGGGCAGAGGTCACCATCATAGCTAGAATGCACCACCTTAACTTAGTTCGAATGTGGGGATTTTGTGCAGAGAAAGGGCAGAGAATGTTAGTCTATGAATATATACCAAatggttctcttgctcatttccTCTTCTCTGCTAATAGGGATGAGCCAGAGCCAAGGCCAACGCTTGACTTGAGCGTAAGGTACAGAATCGCCCAGGGTGTAGCTAGGGCCATTGCCTACCTTCACGAGGAGTGTTTGGAATGGGTTCTTCACTGTGACATCAAACCAGAGAACATTCTTCTAGAAGATGATTTTTGCCCTAAAGTCTCAGATTTTGGGCTTTCGAAGCTAACGAAGAAGGAAGACATGGTGTCCATGTCACGCATCAGAGGGACACGCGGGTATTTGGCTCCTGAATGGGTGAAGATGGAACCCATCACGGCGAAAGCtgatgtttatagctttggaatGGTTTTGTTGGAGATTGTGAGCGGAATGAGGAACTATGAGTTCCGTCGATCGTCGATTGATAGTGAAGAATGGTACTTTCCGAGATGGGCGTTTGAGAAAGTGTATAGAGAGATGAATGTGGAGGATTTATTGGACGGTCGGATGGTGAAGACTGCGATGTGGTGTCTCCAAGATAAGGCGGAGATGAGACCTTCGATGGGAAAGGTGACAAAGATGCTTGAAGGGACGGTGGAGATCATGGAACCAGCAAAGCCCACCATTTTCTACCTTGGAGATGATTAA